One window of the Asticcacaulis sp. SL142 genome contains the following:
- a CDS encoding Tat pathway signal sequence domain protein, which produces MASNIISRRHMLQSAAALGAVAYAAGNAMSARAATGQVSGKGKPVSATSLSWMDKVTPTRFDGTTLGVPWPRGTVKATQALKLTDANGQEVASQSWPLAYWPDGSLKWSAHAVAGSEGLAGASVVMGKPKVPANAVRVTQTPALITVKSGDLTWQVPTSGEALIASATKGGRTTLRDMKLVARSQDQADLEATGSVTQSQFTSKVTKVTVEQTGPVRAVLKVEGTHSGGGRDWLPFSVRLYFYAGSESVRIVHSFIFDGAPFKDFIRGLGVTAKVAMSDETYNRHIRLSGEGVGVWGEAVKPLTGLRRPAGKKAQAAQIAGEAVKIEDIGKPVQDGLKWIPEWGDFSLSQLTPDGFTLKKRTEKGHAWIDSNAGTRTKGLGYVGGAAGGVALGFKDFWQRAPTAIDIRNAHTDLAEITAWLWSPDAPAMDVRPYRSAGEMDTHPEEIEGLNITYEDYEKGWDTAHGVARTSELNLWVLNTTPSHEVFSGMAESVANPPRLMVSPERIHAAGVFGDWDVVNATTPARKILEDRLTYQIDYYMQQVEAHRWYGFWTYGDVMHTYDADRHMWRYDIGGYAWDNSELSTDLWIWYTFLRTGRADVFKFGEAMTRQTGEVDVYHLGRFKGFGTRHGVQPWSDSSKQPRVSNAAYRRIFYFLTADERVGDLMRDLNESDFSLKNVDISRKLPPSPERETPDGIVNSSFGTSWGSFISAWLTEWERTGDTKWRDRIINGMVTIGGLKRRWFASSAPYDLKTGKFLGEGDYIAVSHLNGVFGVVEMSSELLSLIDEPLYRKAWLEYCRYYNAPNDDLQALLGTVPRGRNLRDSHSRLTAYAAYHENDKALALRAWSEFFGAEGRESDGGLGRRTTRIDGVATLRPLDEDNSLSTNGTAQWGLAAIQNMALIGDSLEEAAVLVGIVK; this is translated from the coding sequence ATGGCATCAAACATCATCTCACGTCGTCACATGTTGCAGTCGGCGGCCGCCTTAGGCGCGGTGGCTTATGCCGCTGGTAATGCCATGTCGGCCAGAGCGGCCACCGGACAGGTCTCTGGCAAGGGCAAGCCGGTATCGGCCACGTCTTTGTCATGGATGGATAAGGTGACGCCGACGCGCTTTGACGGCACGACCTTAGGTGTGCCGTGGCCGCGCGGGACGGTGAAGGCCACCCAGGCGCTGAAACTTACCGACGCCAATGGGCAGGAAGTGGCATCGCAGTCGTGGCCGCTGGCCTACTGGCCGGACGGGTCGTTGAAATGGTCGGCCCATGCGGTCGCAGGTTCCGAAGGTCTTGCGGGCGCATCAGTCGTGATGGGTAAGCCTAAAGTACCGGCCAATGCCGTGCGCGTCACCCAGACACCGGCCTTGATTACGGTCAAATCCGGTGATCTGACCTGGCAGGTGCCAACATCAGGCGAGGCCCTGATCGCCTCTGCCACCAAGGGCGGGCGCACGACCCTGCGCGATATGAAGCTGGTGGCGCGGTCGCAGGATCAGGCGGATCTGGAGGCGACGGGTTCTGTCACCCAATCGCAATTTACCTCGAAAGTCACCAAGGTCACGGTCGAACAGACCGGACCGGTACGCGCGGTGCTTAAGGTCGAAGGAACGCACAGTGGTGGCGGGCGCGACTGGCTGCCGTTCTCAGTGCGCCTCTATTTCTATGCGGGCTCTGAAAGTGTGCGTATCGTCCATAGCTTCATCTTTGACGGCGCCCCTTTCAAAGACTTTATCCGTGGCCTTGGGGTGACGGCCAAGGTCGCCATGTCGGACGAGACCTATAACCGCCATATCCGCCTGTCGGGTGAAGGTGTCGGTGTGTGGGGTGAGGCGGTCAAGCCGCTGACCGGCCTGCGTCGTCCGGCCGGTAAAAAGGCTCAGGCCGCCCAGATCGCCGGTGAAGCGGTGAAGATTGAGGACATCGGCAAGCCCGTTCAGGATGGCCTGAAATGGATTCCGGAATGGGGCGATTTCTCGCTGTCGCAACTGACGCCGGATGGCTTTACGCTTAAAAAACGCACCGAAAAAGGTCACGCCTGGATCGATTCCAATGCCGGGACGCGCACCAAGGGATTGGGCTATGTCGGTGGGGCCGCAGGCGGCGTGGCGCTGGGTTTTAAGGATTTCTGGCAACGCGCTCCGACCGCGATTGATATCCGTAATGCCCATACCGATCTGGCGGAAATTACCGCCTGGCTGTGGTCGCCGGACGCCCCGGCCATGGATGTGCGCCCCTATCGCTCGGCCGGTGAAATGGACACCCATCCCGAAGAGATCGAAGGGCTGAACATCACCTATGAGGACTATGAAAAAGGCTGGGATACCGCGCACGGCGTGGCGCGCACGTCCGAGCTTAATCTGTGGGTGCTGAACACGACGCCGAGCCATGAGGTCTTTTCCGGCATGGCCGAAAGTGTCGCCAATCCGCCGCGCCTGATGGTGTCACCGGAGCGCATCCATGCCGCCGGTGTGTTTGGTGACTGGGATGTGGTCAATGCCACGACGCCGGCACGCAAAATCCTCGAAGACCGTCTGACCTATCAGATCGACTATTATATGCAGCAGGTCGAAGCCCATCGCTGGTACGGGTTCTGGACCTACGGCGATGTCATGCACACCTATGATGCCGACCGGCACATGTGGCGCTATGATATCGGCGGCTATGCGTGGGACAATTCCGAGCTGTCGACCGATCTGTGGATTTGGTACACATTCCTCAGAACCGGGCGGGCCGATGTCTTTAAGTTCGGTGAAGCCATGACGCGCCAGACCGGCGAGGTCGATGTCTATCATCTGGGGCGCTTCAAAGGCTTTGGCACCCGTCACGGGGTTCAGCCGTGGTCGGATTCGTCCAAGCAGCCGCGGGTGTCCAACGCTGCCTACCGCCGGATTTTTTACTTCCTGACTGCCGATGAGCGGGTCGGTGATCTGATGCGTGACCTTAATGAATCCGATTTCTCGCTCAAGAATGTCGATATTTCGCGTAAACTGCCACCGTCACCAGAGCGTGAAACGCCGGATGGCATCGTCAACTCATCGTTTGGTACGTCGTGGGGCTCGTTTATTTCGGCCTGGCTGACCGAGTGGGAGCGCACCGGCGATACCAAATGGCGCGATCGTATCATCAACGGCATGGTCACAATTGGCGGTTTGAAACGCCGCTGGTTTGCGTCATCGGCGCCTTATGATCTCAAGACGGGCAAGTTCCTGGGCGAAGGCGACTATATCGCCGTGTCTCACCTTAACGGCGTGTTCGGCGTGGTGGAGATGAGTTCTGAGCTGCTGTCGCTGATTGATGAGCCGCTTTACCGTAAGGCCTGGCTGGAATATTGCCGCTATTATAATGCGCCGAACGATGACTTGCAGGCCCTGCTTGGCACCGTGCCACGCGGGCGTAACCTGCGCGATTCCCATTCGCGCCTGACGGCCTATGCGGCCTATCATGAAAACGACAAAGCGCTGGCCCTGCGGGCGTGGAGCGAGTTCTTTGGCGCTGAAGGGCGCGAATCTGACGGTGGTTTAGGCCGCCGTACCACCCGCATTGACGGGGTGGCGACGCTGCGGCCACTCGATGAGGACAACAGCCTGTCAACTAATGGTACCGCCCAGTGGGGGCTGGCGGCGATCCAGAACATGGCCCTGATCGGCGACAGCCTTGAGGAGGCCGCGGTCCTTGTCGGCATCGTAAAATAA
- a CDS encoding redoxin family protein, translated as MKRLLAFIPLIVLAALVGVFGYFNFHKKTEYQPRELVGQPVPIRALPDLKTAELRDLKTIAATYDKPIVVNIFASWCTPCLAEHPFLLDMKSKGAVIIGIAYKDTPVNSLNYLVKHRDPYAVVISDEPGDMGLDLGISGVPETYIVHPDGVIIDKVTGPLDQQRADELMTKIN; from the coding sequence ATGAAACGGCTGTTGGCTTTCATTCCGCTGATCGTGCTGGCCGCTCTGGTGGGTGTGTTCGGATATTTCAATTTCCACAAAAAAACCGAATACCAGCCGCGCGAACTGGTTGGCCAACCTGTGCCAATCCGCGCCCTGCCCGATCTGAAAACCGCCGAACTGCGCGACCTTAAAACCATTGCCGCGACTTACGATAAACCCATCGTGGTCAATATTTTTGCGTCCTGGTGTACGCCCTGTCTGGCCGAACATCCGTTTCTGCTCGATATGAAATCCAAAGGTGCGGTCATCATCGGCATTGCCTACAAAGACACGCCGGTGAACAGCCTGAATTATCTGGTCAAACACCGTGATCCCTATGCTGTGGTCATCAGCGATGAACCGGGCGATATGGGACTTGACCTCGGCATTTCCGGTGTGCCCGAAACCTATATCGTGCACCCGGATGGGGTGATCATCGATAAGGTCACCGGCCCATTGGATCAACAACGGGCCGATGAATTGATGACGAAGATCAACTAA
- the ccmD gene encoding heme exporter protein CcmD, producing the protein MDLDMGKYGFYVWGCYGATAVALTALVIASLRARSVQKTKLDALQDALKDVKSET; encoded by the coding sequence ATGGATCTCGATATGGGCAAATACGGGTTCTACGTCTGGGGTTGCTATGGTGCGACCGCTGTGGCCCTAACCGCGCTGGTGATCGCATCTCTGCGCGCCCGCAGCGTGCAAAAGACAAAACTCGACGCCCTTCAGGACGCGCTGAAAGACGTTAAATCCGAAACATGA
- a CDS encoding heme ABC transporter permease — MITWLANPERFTRVFAPIRPYIGGLAAVLFVWGLYLCFASPEDYQQGDTVRIMYLHVPAAWMAMAVYLIMGIASFFGLIFRHALADAAAKAAAPIGAVFTALALITGSFWGKPMWGTWWEWDGRMTSVLVLFLFYIGYIALHASIDDEVRAAKSTAILALVGLVNLPIIKFSVDWWNTLHQGASVVRMDGPTIAPDMLWPLLVMALAFKVLFVWLWLVRIDAEIITRRYRTLRARLSFQ, encoded by the coding sequence ATGATCACCTGGCTGGCTAACCCTGAGCGATTTACGCGCGTCTTTGCCCCGATCCGCCCCTATATTGGCGGACTCGCGGCAGTGTTGTTCGTGTGGGGGCTATACCTCTGCTTTGCTTCACCCGAAGACTATCAGCAGGGCGATACCGTGCGCATCATGTACCTGCATGTGCCCGCGGCCTGGATGGCGATGGCGGTTTACCTGATCATGGGTATCGCCTCATTCTTTGGACTGATTTTCCGTCATGCGCTGGCCGATGCCGCCGCCAAGGCCGCCGCCCCCATCGGCGCTGTCTTTACCGCTCTGGCTCTGATCACCGGTTCTTTTTGGGGCAAGCCGATGTGGGGGACGTGGTGGGAATGGGACGGGCGCATGACGTCGGTGCTGGTACTGTTTTTGTTTTATATCGGCTATATCGCCCTGCATGCCTCGATCGACGATGAAGTGCGGGCCGCGAAATCGACAGCCATTCTGGCGCTGGTCGGGTTGGTCAATTTGCCGATTATCAAGTTTTCCGTCGATTGGTGGAACACCCTGCACCAAGGGGCGTCGGTTGTCCGTATGGACGGCCCGACCATTGCCCCTGACATGCTGTGGCCGCTGCTGGTCATGGCGCTGGCGTTCAAAGTTCTGTTCGTCTGGCTGTGGCTGGTGCGCATAGATGCTGAGATCATCACCCGCCGCTACCGCACCCTGCGGGCGCGTTTAAGTTTCCAGTAA
- the ccmB gene encoding heme exporter protein CcmB, whose product MSTKINAAPHAALSLLKRDLGLSLTRGGGPLLAVGFYLTLMAMIPLSLGSDSGTLSRVAPGLTWLSLALASLLSLERLFERDYEDGLFDILRLGPLPMEVIALLKCLAQWLGTGLMLAVLTPFVMIILGAPVDAAFISLIAAILGSLSFAIIGGIGASLSLGTRKGGVLIALLVLPFYVPPVIFGAGLMQAYLAGAPVVQALSLLTAYALFALALGPIAMGAALKSALS is encoded by the coding sequence TTGTCGACCAAGATTAATGCCGCCCCCCATGCGGCCCTGTCCCTGCTCAAGCGCGATCTCGGCCTGTCCCTGACCCGTGGCGGCGGGCCGCTTCTGGCGGTCGGGTTTTACCTGACCCTGATGGCCATGATCCCGCTAAGCCTAGGTTCCGACAGCGGCACGTTGTCGCGGGTCGCCCCCGGCCTGACCTGGCTCAGTCTGGCGCTGGCCTCGCTGCTGTCGCTGGAGCGGCTGTTTGAGCGCGACTATGAGGACGGCCTGTTTGATATATTGCGCCTTGGCCCGCTGCCTATGGAAGTCATCGCTCTGCTGAAATGTCTGGCCCAGTGGCTGGGCACGGGGCTTATGCTGGCGGTACTCACACCTTTTGTCATGATTATTCTGGGCGCGCCGGTGGACGCGGCTTTTATCAGCCTGATCGCGGCTATTCTGGGCAGTTTAAGCTTTGCCATTATCGGCGGCATCGGGGCGAGTTTAAGCCTCGGCACCCGCAAGGGCGGGGTTCTGATCGCACTTTTGGTTTTGCCATTCTATGTGCCGCCGGTCATTTTTGGTGCGGGTTTGATGCAGGCCTACCTAGCCGGCGCGCCGGTGGTTCAGGCCTTGAGTTTGCTTACCGCCTACGCCTTGTTTGCGCTGGCGCTGGGGCCGATCGCCATGGGGGCGGCGCTCAAAAGCGCGCTCTCTTGA
- the ccmA gene encoding heme ABC exporter ATP-binding protein CcmA, which translates to MSLRVILDKISLKKGYNLLISNLNLEVRSGDAISLTGQNGVGKTTLLRAIAGFFSPHTGKISASDAGGPIEPVRFRTEFTHYLGHQDALSPTRTTEQELRFQAQYLNANENNYQFAVQYLNLSPLLDLETRLLSAGQKRRVSLARLLMAPRKLWLLDEPMSPLDIGQRDLAARLMQDHVSDGGIIIAAIHDRLPFETRTVHLTRPDISAQEAALVDQD; encoded by the coding sequence ATGTCTCTGAGGGTGATACTTGACAAGATTAGCCTGAAAAAAGGCTATAACCTTCTGATTTCAAATCTGAATCTGGAAGTCAGAAGTGGCGACGCCATAAGTCTGACCGGTCAAAACGGCGTCGGCAAAACCACGCTCCTGCGGGCCATTGCCGGTTTTTTTTCACCTCACACGGGTAAAATCTCGGCCTCTGACGCGGGCGGCCCGATTGAGCCTGTAAGATTTCGCACAGAATTCACCCACTATCTTGGTCATCAGGATGCGTTAAGCCCAACCCGTACCACAGAGCAGGAGCTACGGTTTCAGGCGCAATACTTAAACGCAAATGAGAATAATTATCAATTTGCAGTCCAATACTTGAACCTGTCGCCTCTGCTGGATCTGGAAACCCGCCTGTTGTCTGCCGGTCAGAAACGCCGTGTATCCTTGGCACGACTGCTGATGGCACCGCGCAAACTCTGGCTTCTGGATGAGCCGATGTCGCCGCTCGATATCGGTCAGCGTGATTTAGCCGCCCGGCTGATGCAGGACCATGTGAGCGATGGTGGCATCATCATTGCGGCCATCCATGACCGGCTGCCGTTTGAGACCCGCACCGTCCACCTGACCCGCCCTGACATATCCGCGCAGGAGGCAGCCCTTGTCGACCAAGATTAA
- the acnA gene encoding aconitate hydratase AcnA, translating into MSSLDSFKSHATLEVGDKSYDYYSLPAAEAEGLGNVSRLPASLKVLLENLLRNEDGVSVTKADIQAIANWVDNKGSVEHEISFRPARVLMQDFTGVPAVVDLAAMRDAMVKLGADPAKINPLNPVDLVIDHSVMIDYFGTADAATKNVEREYERNIERYNFLRWGSSAFNNFRVVPPGTGICHQVNLEYLAQTVWTNVAEGKTIAYPDTVVGTDSHTTMINGLSVLGWGVGGIEAEAAMLGQPIPMLIPEVIGFKVTGKLPEGATATDLVLTITQMLRKKGVVGKFVEYFGNGLLSLTLEDQATIANMAPEYGATCGFFPISQATIDYLTASNREPERVALVEAYAKAQGLWLDPENDPVFTDTLELDLSTVVPSLAGPKRPQDRVLLTEAASEFAKSLAGEFGKGGEASKEVAVAGTDYSINHGDVVIAAITSCTNTSNPSVLIAAGLVARKARALGLTSKPWVKTSLAPGSKVVTDYLDASGLSADLDALGFNLTGYGCTTCIGNSGPLPEAVSAAITEGDLVAASVLSGNRNFEGRVNPDVRANYLASPPLVVAYAIAGSLNVDLTVDPIGTGSDGAPVYLKDIWPSNAEIADIQRAHVTLDKFKSRYSDVFLGDEHWQAIKVSGGQTYDWEGSSTYVANPPYFEGMTMTPEKVTDIVEARVLGIFGDSITTDHISPAGSIKKTSPAGVWLTEHGVEASEFNSYGARRGHHEVMMRGTFANIRIRNKITLEIEGGVTKHFPSGDVMPIYDAAMRYKGEGRPLVIFAGKEYGTGSSRDWAAKGTRLQGVRAVISESFERIHRSNLVGMGVLPLQFKVDGWAKLGLTGEEIVTIRGLENVQPRQELIVELFRPSDGKMARFPVRCRIDTPTELEYYRNGGVMPYVLRNLARVSAD; encoded by the coding sequence ATGTCTTCACTCGACAGCTTTAAGTCGCATGCCACCCTAGAGGTTGGCGATAAATCCTACGATTATTATAGTTTGCCTGCCGCCGAAGCCGAAGGCCTTGGCAATGTGTCGCGTTTGCCCGCGTCGCTTAAGGTGCTGCTTGAGAACCTGCTGCGCAACGAAGACGGCGTATCGGTCACCAAAGCCGACATTCAGGCCATCGCCAACTGGGTCGATAACAAGGGCTCGGTTGAGCACGAAATCTCCTTCCGTCCGGCGCGTGTGTTGATGCAGGACTTTACCGGCGTCCCCGCCGTGGTTGACCTTGCGGCCATGCGCGACGCGATGGTCAAGCTTGGGGCCGATCCGGCCAAGATCAACCCGCTCAACCCCGTTGACCTGGTGATCGATCACTCGGTCATGATCGACTATTTCGGCACGGCCGATGCGGCCACAAAGAATGTCGAGCGCGAATATGAGCGTAATATCGAGCGTTATAACTTCCTGCGCTGGGGCTCATCGGCCTTTAACAATTTCCGCGTGGTACCTCCCGGCACCGGCATCTGCCATCAGGTCAATCTGGAATATCTGGCGCAAACCGTGTGGACCAATGTGGCCGAGGGCAAGACGATTGCCTATCCGGATACCGTCGTCGGCACCGACTCGCACACCACCATGATCAACGGCCTGAGCGTGCTGGGCTGGGGCGTCGGCGGGATCGAAGCCGAAGCCGCCATGCTGGGCCAGCCGATCCCGATGCTGATCCCCGAAGTGATCGGCTTTAAGGTCACGGGTAAGCTGCCGGAAGGGGCCACCGCCACCGACCTCGTTTTGACCATCACCCAGATGCTGCGCAAAAAAGGCGTGGTCGGCAAGTTCGTTGAATATTTCGGTAATGGCCTGCTGTCGCTGACCCTCGAAGATCAGGCGACCATTGCCAATATGGCGCCGGAATATGGCGCGACCTGTGGCTTCTTCCCGATCTCACAGGCGACGATTGATTATCTGACCGCCTCTAACCGTGAGCCTGAGCGCGTGGCACTGGTTGAGGCCTATGCCAAGGCCCAAGGCCTGTGGCTCGATCCGGAAAACGATCCGGTATTCACCGACACGTTAGAGCTTGATCTGTCGACCGTCGTGCCGTCGCTGGCGGGCCCGAAGCGTCCGCAGGACCGCGTGCTGCTGACTGAGGCCGCGTCAGAATTTGCCAAGTCCCTGGCCGGTGAATTTGGTAAGGGCGGCGAAGCCTCCAAAGAAGTCGCCGTCGCGGGCACCGACTATAGCATCAACCACGGCGACGTCGTGATTGCCGCCATCACGTCGTGTACCAATACCTCGAACCCATCGGTGCTGATCGCCGCTGGTCTTGTGGCGCGCAAGGCCCGCGCTCTGGGGCTGACGTCTAAGCCGTGGGTCAAGACCTCGCTGGCACCCGGCTCTAAGGTCGTGACCGATTATCTCGATGCGTCCGGCCTGTCGGCGGATCTGGATGCGCTCGGCTTTAACCTGACCGGCTATGGCTGCACGACCTGTATCGGCAATTCCGGCCCGCTGCCGGAAGCCGTATCGGCCGCCATTACCGAAGGCGATCTGGTGGCTGCGTCGGTTCTGTCCGGCAACCGTAACTTCGAGGGCCGCGTCAATCCGGATGTGCGCGCCAACTATCTGGCCTCGCCGCCGCTGGTGGTCGCCTATGCCATCGCTGGCTCGCTCAATGTCGATCTGACCGTTGACCCGATTGGCACCGGCTCAGATGGTGCGCCGGTCTACCTTAAGGACATCTGGCCATCGAACGCGGAAATCGCAGACATCCAGCGCGCCCATGTCACGCTCGATAAGTTCAAGTCGCGTTATTCGGACGTGTTCTTGGGCGATGAGCACTGGCAGGCCATTAAGGTCTCCGGCGGTCAGACCTACGACTGGGAAGGTTCCTCAACCTACGTCGCTAACCCGCCCTATTTTGAAGGCATGACCATGACCCCGGAAAAGGTCACGGACATTGTCGAAGCCCGCGTGCTCGGCATCTTTGGCGACTCGATCACCACCGACCACATCTCCCCCGCCGGTTCGATCAAGAAGACCTCACCTGCTGGCGTCTGGCTGACCGAGCACGGCGTTGAGGCGTCGGAGTTCAACTCTTACGGCGCCCGTCGCGGTCACCACGAAGTCATGATGCGCGGCACCTTTGCCAATATCCGCATCCGCAACAAGATCACGCTGGAAATCGAAGGCGGGGTCACCAAGCATTTCCCGTCGGGCGATGTCATGCCGATCTATGACGCAGCTATGCGTTATAAGGGCGAAGGCCGTCCGCTGGTGATCTTTGCTGGTAAGGAATACGGCACCGGCTCGTCGCGTGACTGGGCCGCCAAGGGTACGCGTCTTCAGGGTGTGCGCGCGGTGATCTCGGAATCGTTTGAGCGTATCCACCGCTCGAACCTTGTCGGCATGGGGGTACTGCCCTTGCAGTTCAAGGTCGATGGTTGGGCCAAGCTTGGCCTGACCGGTGAGGAAATCGTCACCATTCGCGGGCTTGAAAACGTCCAGCCGCGTCAGGAACTGATCGTTGAACTGTTCCGCCCATCTGATGGCAAGATGGCCCGCTTCCCGGTCCGTTGCCGCATCGATACGCCGACGGAACTGGAATACTACCGCAATGGCGGCGTCATGCCCTATGTCCTGAGAAACCTCGCGCGCGTTTCCGCCGACTAA
- the acnB gene encoding bifunctional aconitate hydratase 2/2-methylisocitrate dehydratase, whose amino-acid sequence MLEAYRAHVAERAALGIPPLPLTAIQTAEVIELIKNPPAGEADFLLDLITYRVPPGVDDAAQVKASFLSAVAHGDFPVDLISRERATELLGTMVGGYNVKPLIDLLTDAVVGKIAGEALKKTLLMFDFFHDVAELAKGGNANAKEVVQSWADAEWFTSRPKVAERITVTVFKVTGETNTDDLSPAPDAWSRPDIPLHYLAMLKNTRDGITPEEDGKRGPIKFIEDLKMKGHLVAYVGDVVGTGSSRKSATNSVIWATGEDIPYVPNKRFGGVTLGGKIAPIFFNTQEDSGALPIEVDVTDFHMGDVIDIYPYAGKIEKNDVKVADFSLKSHVILDEVQAGGRINLIIGRSLTAKAREFLGLPASTEFRLPVPPAGSDKGFTLAQKMVGKACGLGEGQGIRPGTYCEPKMTTVGSQDTTGPMTRDELKDLACLGFSADLVMQSFCHTAAYPKPVDVKTHRELPAFISNRGGVALRPGDGVIHSWLNRLLLPDTVGTGGDSHTRFPIGISFPAGSGLVAFGAATGVMPLDMPESVLVRFKGALQPGITLRDLVHAIPYYAIKQGLLTVAKAGKVNEFSGRILEIEGLPNLKVEQAFELSDASAERSAAGCTVKLNKEPIIEYMTSNIVLMKNMIADGYADARTLSRRIKAMEDWIADPVLMEPDADAEYAHIIDIDLNEIVEPILCAPNDPDDARLLSEVAGTHIDEVFIGSCMTNIGHFRAASLLLKDKKDIPTRLWVAPPTKMDAAELTKEGHYNVLGTAGARMEMPGCSLCMGNQAQVREGATVVSTSTRNFPNRLGKNANVFLASAELSAIASKLGRLPTLEEYHADMGVVNAAGTSVYRYMNFDQIEEYAEAAKAYV is encoded by the coding sequence ATGCTTGAAGCTTACCGCGCCCATGTAGCCGAACGCGCCGCTCTGGGTATTCCGCCCTTACCGCTGACCGCCATTCAAACCGCCGAAGTGATCGAACTGATCAAAAATCCGCCTGCGGGTGAGGCCGATTTCCTGCTGGACCTGATCACTTACCGCGTCCCCCCCGGCGTGGATGATGCCGCTCAGGTCAAGGCGTCGTTTTTGTCTGCGGTGGCGCACGGTGATTTTCCGGTAGACCTGATCAGCCGTGAGCGTGCGACAGAACTGCTCGGCACCATGGTTGGTGGCTATAATGTCAAGCCGCTGATTGATTTGTTGACCGATGCGGTGGTCGGCAAGATCGCCGGTGAGGCGCTCAAGAAAACCCTGCTGATGTTCGACTTCTTCCACGATGTCGCCGAACTGGCCAAGGGCGGCAACGCCAATGCCAAAGAGGTCGTGCAGTCGTGGGCTGACGCTGAATGGTTCACCTCGCGCCCCAAGGTGGCCGAGCGCATAACCGTGACCGTGTTCAAGGTCACCGGTGAGACCAATACCGATGACCTGTCGCCTGCGCCGGATGCGTGGTCGCGTCCGGATATCCCCCTGCACTATCTGGCCATGCTGAAGAACACCCGCGACGGCATCACTCCCGAAGAGGACGGTAAGCGCGGGCCGATCAAGTTCATCGAAGACCTCAAGATGAAGGGCCATCTGGTCGCCTATGTCGGCGATGTGGTCGGTACCGGCTCGTCGCGCAAATCGGCGACCAACTCGGTGATCTGGGCGACCGGCGAAGACATTCCTTATGTGCCGAATAAGCGTTTCGGCGGCGTGACCCTGGGCGGCAAGATCGCCCCGATCTTCTTCAACACGCAGGAAGATTCCGGCGCCTTGCCGATCGAAGTCGATGTCACCGACTTCCACATGGGCGATGTCATCGACATCTATCCCTATGCCGGCAAGATTGAAAAGAATGACGTCAAGGTCGCCGATTTTTCGCTGAAATCGCACGTTATCCTTGATGAAGTTCAGGCCGGTGGCCGTATCAATCTGATTATTGGCCGCTCACTGACCGCCAAGGCGCGTGAGTTTCTGGGCCTGCCCGCCTCGACGGAGTTCCGTCTGCCGGTGCCGCCTGCGGGTTCGGACAAAGGCTTTACGCTGGCGCAGAAAATGGTCGGTAAGGCCTGCGGTCTGGGCGAAGGCCAAGGCATCCGTCCCGGAACCTATTGCGAGCCCAAGATGACGACGGTCGGCTCTCAGGACACGACCGGCCCGATGACCCGCGATGAGTTGAAAGACCTCGCCTGCCTTGGTTTCTCGGCGGATCTGGTGATGCAGTCGTTCTGTCATACCGCCGCCTATCCGAAGCCGGTCGATGTGAAGACCCACCGCGAATTGCCCGCGTTCATTTCCAACCGTGGCGGGGTTGCCTTGCGTCCCGGCGATGGGGTGATCCACTCCTGGCTCAACCGTCTGCTGCTGCCCGATACGGTCGGCACCGGTGGCGACTCGCACACCCGCTTCCCGATCGGGATTTCGTTCCCGGCGGGGTCTGGTCTGGTCGCCTTTGGGGCGGCGACCGGTGTTATGCCGCTCGATATGCCGGAATCCGTTCTGGTGCGTTTCAAAGGCGCGTTGCAACCGGGTATTACTTTACGTGATCTGGTCCACGCCATCCCGTACTACGCCATCAAGCAGGGTCTGTTGACGGTCGCCAAGGCCGGTAAGGTCAATGAATTTTCAGGCCGGATTCTGGAAATCGAAGGCTTGCCGAACCTGAAAGTGGAACAGGCGTTTGAACTGTCCGATGCCTCGGCGGAGCGTTCGGCCGCGGGCTGCACCGTCAAGCTCAACAAAGAGCCGATCATTGAATATATGACCTCCAACATCGTGTTGATGAAGAACATGATCGCCGATGGTTATGCCGATGCCCGCACCCTGTCGCGCCGCATCAAGGCGATGGAAGACTGGATCGCTGATCCGGTGCTGATGGAGCCTGATGCTGATGCTGAATATGCCCACATCATCGACATCGACCTGAATGAAATCGTTGAGCCGATCCTATGCGCGCCGAATGATCCGGACGATGCGCGCCTGCTGTCCGAAGTGGCGGGCACGCACATCGATGAAGTGTTCATCGGATCGTGCATGACCAATATCGGCCACTTCCGGGCGGCGTCTTTGCTGCTTAAGGATAAGAAGGACATCCCGACCCGCCTGTGGGTCGCACCGCCGACCAAGATGGATGCCGCTGAACTGACCAAGGAAGGCCATTACAACGTCCTTGGTACGGCTGGCGCGCGTATGGAAATGCCGGGTTGTTCCTTGTGTATGGGCAATCAGGCGCAGGTGCGTGAAGGGGCAACCGTGGTGTCGACCTCAACCCGCAACTTCCCGAACCGTCTGGGCAAGAACGCCAATGTGTTCCTGGCCTCGGCGGAACTGTCGGCGATTGCCTCAAAGCTTGGCCGTTTGCCGACCTTAGAGGAATATCATGCCGATATGGGCGTGGTGAATGCGGCGGGTACCAGCGTCTATCGTTACATGAACTTTGATCAGATCGAAGAATATGCCGAAGCGGCCAAGGCCTACGTTTAG